The region TCCACGGGAAAATCGTAGGTATTCGGCGATGTCGCCCaagatgatgatgatgatgatgatactAACGGACTTCTCGTCGACTCGAGATTTCACAGCCCTTATCGCGCTTTCCAACGTCCCAGAACCCCTACTGCGTAATGGTGATCTTCAATATCCCATGCTCTTCAACGGTTTCCTTTCCGCAGGCGGGGGAGACgagtaaaatttattcgattaCAGGAGAGGAGGAGTCCGTGTTTCGACACTGGTATTCTCATAATTCGGACTTGGGTAATACGAATGCGGCGGTGGTATTACGTAGGTACGCCCCCCCGGGGTACAAATAAAGTGAGGGCTTTAATCTGGAATGCTTGAGAGTTTGGAGAGCACTTTGCGAGCGTTTCATCCGTCCGTAACCCACGTATATATCTAATTTCGTTTCTGAAAACGCCATTATGGATTTCTCAATATGAAAGTAATTATCCATAATTTCTGCTGGCGTTGGATGATCCGCTGCGCGAGGATTTGAAAGTTCACGAGGGCAGAGGCAACTGTATCGAGTAGTCGCTATGAGACGAATATAATCCTCATTAAATTCACGTTTACGCAGACAAGCGTAATTACAAGCTTCTTGACACCGAACACATTACGTAATTTCGATATTCTCGCgcgattaatataaaagacgttccatttttttttcttgcaagTCAAGATGCGTCAGAAACCCCCTGGGACGCGGAAGAGAAGAGaatcttttatttctgttatccCGGCCCCTAGGAGGGGTCCCTATCCACTTGTGCCGAGGGTGGCCACTGCAGGCTCGCGGACGGCTCGGCGtgattaagaattaaatattaatgagcGCGCCGACTCGGCGGCCGTATCGCGCTTTCTTCGGGGATTCACTCCCGTTGATAGGGCACTCTCGTTATGAATAGAGCGACGTAGAATCGCGCGAGATACTGGATAAGCACGCTGAAAGCGCACGGACGAAAATAGGCTTCCGTCGACGGCTTCGAAAGCGTCgagttttctctctttcccccctCTCTTTTGCCTGATGTTCTTGTAATCCAGAGCAGTCTCCTTCTTAACGTAAAGACGATCCTTTGTGAGGATGCTTAAGAGACTTCTTAATAATGAATTTCTCTATGAATGATCTGACCCGTCGCGTGTCACAAAGCGCGACGTGTGACGAGTTGGATAGTCCAGCTCATCCGCGGAAACACACCCCAGTCACGGTTTTTTTCCctttcatttattaatcaaGCATCCGCCCGTCAACCAATCCCCGTACATCCGCCGGAGCGTTAACTCGAAGGAATGAAAGAACGCACGATTCTCGCGTATTTCGGTCACCTACATAATTAACCGGCCCCATTTTGTCGTGCCTTTATATCCGTATCCACGCTTTTCACACAGTTTTCTTTACGACCGCCCACGCAGTTACCTCGTGATTGATCTACCCCCGTTCCTGTTTACAGTACTTTAACCTTTCCGCAAGCGCGACTCTGTCTATTGCGAAAACACTATCGGAAGAGATCTGAATAATTTAAGAGTTTACGTTtctttatatctattaatagcTTTGTTTACTTTCAAAGCTCCATTGAAAAATTCCGATACCACATTCGCCTTGATTAACGTTGCAAACAAGAAAGAGATACattcgtataataataataataaatccaGATTTCTAGTTTTCGTTTTTCGTTACTGTCGTGACGGACGTATTTGATGTAGCTTTTCGCTCCTGGAAGCCTCATTCGCGGCACTTTGACCTCGTTGTCGATCACATCGCTGTTACAACATAACTGACATAATATTCGTTGTATTAGCCGCGGCACGATCACGAAGAGAGGAGAGGACTTTGAGCGGAGAAAGACAACGATAGCAACAGGTGGCATCAAAAATTCATTCGTGATGGGCCTCCGTCAACAGGGGACATCTGTTTCTGGGGATCACTCGACCTTCTTAATTACGATTCCGGAAAGTAATTAGCGTCCGCGGTGTCACAGGTGTGTCATTAGGATAATGCAGGATGTATCGCAGAATCCGCACGCGAgataaataatgtatcattGTAGATTAAAGAGTTTCGtgtaaaaatgtttcgagGTAGAACGTCTTCCCGGATTAGCTCTGAAACTAATCGAGAGTTCCTCTTTAATAATGGCAATAAACAGTTTTTATccaaagtataaaatttccaataatttaatttctttatatcaataaaggatatacaaatttatacgTGTGTGCGAGGATGAACAAATATTCGAAAtacgcaaattaaattattggaaattttatactttggATAAAAACTGTTTATTGCCATGCTAACGTTTTAACTCAcgcaaaaaatgtaaatataaaaaatttcattgcggtacaaaactttattaactcaatatacaaataataaaaatttcgtagGCGATGAgccaaaatatttcaataagcAAATCGTCAGACGAAACAGTCCTACTTCGCAgagataaacatttttcacaTCAACATTACACTACAACATCGtggatttttctctttatagaATCATCAAAAGATctctttattgtttaaaatgagTCGAGTACTCGAAGATTTGAAAAGGAATagcttgaaatttttcgggtttttttaatctaattttacacactctaaatctgaatcagtgaatagtcactgatatcAATGTAAAGTATGCCACTTTACATGAATCAGTGGCATACTTTAcactgatatcagtgactattcactgattcacaGTACTGTTCACTGATTGAGATTTAGATAGCATCCATAAAATTTGTCAAAGAGTGTTCTGCTTCCGCTTCTatccatttaataaatttcttccaTATGTATTCCTTTGTGCAGAGAAGAATCGTATTTGCTTGCACGGCATCCATGATCAGTCGGCCCACTTCAATGAACAGTACCAAAGTCCTGAAAGCAGCGATAATAAACGTACGCATAGTAGGTTTCTCGGCAAGAGATAATTCATTTGAATTTCGAGAAGTTCGCAAGGCGATTAGCTTTGAGTGTTGAGCCGACTGGTTTGTCGAGCCCTCGTAATCTCCGATAAATCGTCTATCGTTAGATAACGAAGGTACGCTCCTCGCGGTTCGAACGAGGTCGTTGTCCTGTCTCGATTTCCGCGGGATTGTCGGATCGGGGAGAAAGCTATGATTTTCGTGAAGCGCTTGTCGGCGCGATCGTCTGAATTCCGACAAAAAGGACGGATGTATTGCCGTCGAAACGTCCCTTCCGTCCCTCGAGCTCTCCTCTTCCCTCGGTCGCTGAGAGTCTCGCTTCTTCGTGTCGCTTCCGCTGACCGTTTTGAATTGCATGAATGCGTTCCTTTTAACAGCCTTTCCTCCACTTCCTGGAGATTCGAGAAACGATCGCTCGGCAATGGCTCTTCCGCCGTGAGGCGATAAAAGCGAATCGCGAGATAATTCCTCGGGCTTCCGACGGGACGTTTTCGAATTTATCGTCGGATTGCGCGATGAATTTCCCTCGAAATCCATCAACTTTACGACACTCGTACGAGGATGCTCGGCGCTCGCGTTTACTCGGCGGAACTGCGAGCGCGACGGCGTCGAGGAACTTCCGTCGTTGTTCAAAGGGTCTCGGGGTCCTGCGGGATCGTCCTCGATTTCGTGATCTTCCCGCGGCGCCCAGGGATCAGATAGCATCTCGTCTACtctcaaatttcttttttgcgacgacgaggacgatcGAAAGGGAAACCGCTGGATAACTCCACGGATAACTTTGAGTGAAAATGAACGCGACGCGAGAGCGTCCTCAGCGATGGAGTCACGATGGCTCGTCAGCGGACGTAAAACTTTACGACGCGAATCCTCCTCCCCAAGATCCGTCGATCCGAAATCGACTTTGTCATCGTACCTGGAATTAGGCGTCGGATTAACGGCGTGCGAACCGGTCCCGCGGGATGAAGACTCGTGACCGTCCTCTCCTAGAACCTCCCGCCAAAGTTCCGCCATCACAATCGAGAGCGTTCGCTGTCTAAAATTTTTGCACGTGTGTCATTTTGCGGCTAAAAGGATCGAACTAACGCGGTAATATCACATCTTCGGCTTAACGTCTGGGGGGCGAAAGGTAAAATTTATACGACGGAGCGCATAGcggcgaaaaatattaaacgtaaGTTTTCCTTGCGCTCACGCTACCAGAATTATTTAGAGAAACGTATGATTTGTGGATTGCGTGCTGTAAAGGGAAGCTtgcaaaaaacttttaaaattaatctttaccGCGGTGAGCTACATAATACTGGAAAATATTaacaagaattttatttacgaaagagatatttttaccTCTTCTTCGCGTAATCCACCGTCGACGCAATTCTTTCCTTTTCATCAATTTCATTATTCCGTTCCGTATAATTACTCGATACAGCTCGTGAAACTCGCCCGATTTTATTCATCGTCCATCTCTTTCGCCTTTGAATTGTCTTCGATCGCGAAGCGACTCGTTTCACTCGATGTTCGTCAGGATCGTTTATGGACTTGGAAGTAGTAGATTGCAACCGTTGCTCTCGTGGATGTTGTCCTTCCTGCGTCTCTCCGAACGGCGTCACCGCATTTTTGACCGTTACGTTTTGCGGAAATAGACCCTCCTGGCTTTTCGTCGTCCCGACGATCGTGTCGGAATCATTCCACGTCGCGGCGGACGACGGCACGGATACATTCGTCTGCAATCCGCCGTTTGGTTGGAGATTCTTGAACAAATACTCCGCCCAGCAATAACCGAGAGCCATCTCGTCTTTGTATGCCTTGTACATTTTCCACCAATATCCAAGAGTTTGTCGCAACGACAGATCGAAACCCGTCCTCTGTCCGCCCTCCGCTGATCCTGATATCAACGAGAGCAGCAGAGCGGAAAGTATCGGAATCGTGGGCGACATCGATTCGCGTCACCGTGTTCCTGGAGAGGACAGAAATGGATACGAACGATCATCTTTTCGGACGTGCGCATAAATCGGTTGAATCCTGTCAGAGCGGAAAGATCGGCACGCCTCATATCTCTGAGGCAGCCTGGAGAGTTGGCgatttatttggaaaaatcgttcccgtctctctcttttacgCGGGgggaaaagtaaaaattgaaatattcggGCTGACAGGAGGGCGGGAATTAACGTTCCGCGATTcgtaaagtttaaattagcTTTGAACACGACGTCGCACGAATTCATGTtaaattgctaaaaaaaaaaattcggtcTTTTTTACATTcgtttaaacatttataaaaagtttgcaaaaatatgattattactTACATAAAGATGAAAGCTCTGTGAATAAATGAAAGCGGGAACGCGGGAAATCGGTCTTTTGCAGGATTAAAAGGAATGTAAAAGTATCTGGTGCGTGTCTCGTATTAAACTGTCATCACTGATGCTCACTGGTATCTCGAACTGAGGACGCGTTCCCCTGCCACGGCACCATGAAGCGATATTCAAAGTTATCGGCGATAACGAGCGAGGGCGATCGGGGAAAAAAATACGCTCGGATATATGATCGCGCCGGTTGTATAACGagtaaacgcgcgcgcgcgaatttatgaaacaaaataaaaaaaaaaaataattgctgtAATCGGATTCGTTGAATCGCGCTCGTGAAAAAAAGGGCTCCCGAATGTTTATCCAGGATGGAGGAAGATTTTCTCCTGGTAACACGAAGCGGCAGACTGACTGACTTTTACGATAAGGACTCCATTATATCCGCCGTCACAATTAACGCTGGCGCCGAAAGTGCGTAAAATGCATAACTCGCCTCGTAGAATCCGTGCCCCGCTCGCTCTCCCCTTCGTCCCTTTCGTATGTCTTCCTTCGTTTTTTGGTTGTTTTTCTCTCCCCGTCGATGCAGCCGATGCAGGTAGTTACACCTGCGGAGCTAACGGTACCAATCACCTCGCGGTAGAAACAAGAATGACGGCGAGGAGTAGGTTACATTCCTAACATTATTCCTCGAATAATCTCTACGTGGTTCGTTTCGAGTGGAATTCTGTGGGATTACCTGACAGCGGGAGCGATTTACAAGAGTCGTTTGCTGGAGGAGATGCGAACTGACGTGCgttcgcgaaaaaaaattgaaggcgTCATATCTTTCCTATCGTCTTGGGAAAGCGGAAATAAGGAACGGTAGAACGTGTATTGTCAGCGAACACGCACTCGGGCGGGAGGAgcaataaaaagagatattacgCCGTGTACGCGGCGACAATTATCGCGGTTTAATTGAAAGAGTTTAAGCGAGAATAAGCTGGGAACTTTGTAAACTTTGCCCCCCCGAGATATTTACGAAACGTGTTGTGGAAGACCGGTTGCGGCAACACGGTCCGTcgtattaagaataaataattgccgatctttttaaagaaaatatattactagCAGAAAAGTAGAAACAAGAGAATAATTGTTTCATATTTACAGAGAATATTTctctcattttatattatgcatttttgtcaataaataaaaaataacagcgACACAGTTtgcgaaattaatataagaagATCAAACATATATGTGTTCGTGAACATTGTAGGGATTTGTTTAATGCAGATATAATTCCGGCTGTACTTTGGTGTGTTTGGAAGAAATAAAACGGGCGATGAAAAGCAGCCTACGGTTATACTTTAAGACCGGATCATTGCGTGTGCTTTAATGGAGCTGAGTAATCCTTTGGTTCAGCTACACTTGCCCAAGTAACCAATTAACGAATTACCGGATCTTTATCTGCCAGCCGTTCACCGTTTTATTTGCCCGTTTGTTGTTTTATTCGCCGTGAAATAAGGGCATTCGTACGTCTGTCGCTAATTAACAGCGAAAGCAATTTTGCAGCCAcgcttcttttctctcttcttcagGATTTATGATACCGTGAACCCCGCCTTTTACAACTCAACAATGAATGAATTAAAGTCTTTGAATCTCAAAGAGTGCAGGCAACACATTatcttatattcttatttaactacattattttattcatcatcctcgttgtgaaattttatcattgtGTTTCTACATGTACGCGATCATATAGAGAAACTAGAACGATTCAGAAGGTCTTttgctacaaaaaaaaaagaggaacagAATTATCTCGCagtatatttactaataaaaaaaagcagagATTTATAAAACTTCATAAATTTAAAGCGGAGGCcgggccgcgcgcgcgataactCGTCCGTGAGTGCGCGAAGGGGTTAAATTACACATTTCTCATCCCGCGTCTCCTTTTTGCTCCTTTTCGCCGCGCCTTTTCCCACTTATCCTCGTCGCTTGGTTGTTTTTCTCCGGCCCAGTTTTCCGCTGTACGTACGTAACAGAAAATCCGGCGAAGGAGGAGGGATAAAAAAGCAGTGCTGAGCGCATGGATGATCCACGTAACCGCACTCTCTGCCGCCCGGGAGATCCTAGATCCCCTTAACCCCTCGAAACACGACGAGAAAGCGATAGCTGCCTTCTCTCCAGCATTTCGCCGTCTACCTTCCCGTTCCTCTTTCTTGGtcgtcttctctctctctctccgctccCCTCTTTCTCTGCTCGTCGTCCTTTCTGTCCCGTTTACTGCCTGCCTACCTCCGTAGCACTCCACTTTGTCTTGCGCTCGACAGTTACATCGACACCCACTCGTCCAGGGTAAGTCTGACCGGCAATTCACGCTGGAGTGGTGCACGGATatgggcggcggcggcggcggtggtgttGATAGCGGTGGTTCAGGGTGCTCTTCTGGAATGTCAATCGCACTTCCACGAGACGAGAATGGAATAATTGGAGCACCCGGCTTTTCGCGACGACCgagtcattttttttctccccagTTAGCGAGCGATTTTTTCCCCGCTACCGGGATGAGCGTCACGAGAACGATAATTGAGGagttttcgttttttatatgATGCCTTGTTAACCGCCTTATTACGCGTATTAGAATCAATCCGATTTTGATCCGTTCGACTTTTCTGAACGTGCACGTTGttcagaatatttaaaaagacaGCTTGTGGGatgcaaaatgtttaatttttatatttatcctcatataatacgtaattattatttgcatacTCTGCATAAAAGTAAACAAAGCAAAATCGCCTGAAAGTTTTTCGACCCTAAACGTGTTGTTGGTAGGTAGCCCGTGGCAACTTTCAGCAGTCGAGTATTAAGATTAAAGTTTTTAGATTCTTCACCGTGTTACAAAGGAGGTACATAAATCAGCTCTTAAGTTTTAACTAAATGACAAGCAGAGATCCGAGAAGCAACATCCAGGAAGGGAGTAAAAAACGATGTTACATCAGCGAAGTCGCGCTAAGCTGCTTTCTTGCTCGGTACTTTCGTATCGTCGATCGCATTTGCCTCAATTTGCCATTATGCCATTGTGCCCGGGAGCTCGCGATTAGAGAAACGCGTTGGATTACAAATATCGAGGAGaaggaggggggggggtaaGGGAACGAGATTGGATTTTCGATCGTATCTGTCGAAGAAAATCTGACATAGCGATATTTGAGGGCCGTCACTAAAAGCGAAACGGATTCCAGGGTATATGGCATTTGATAAACTGGAGTGCGCAAGATACCTCTGATAATGAAATCTCTCTCGCGCCGCGCCTCGCCGCCGTATCGGCATTTTCTGACAGCGCTCGAAAATCCTGACAAAATCGGACGCTAATGAAAGCTTCGTAGACGATATGAGCGAcgagcgaaaaaaaaacgtcaaataaaaaaagaactgaAAACACTTCTGAATTTTTTTGGAGTTGCTACCGCCGATTCCCATTTCGATTTCCGCATCTAAATGAGGGATTAACGAAGTTTGTTGCCTTCACGATCGTAGTCACGACATTATTAACTTAGAAGTCcaagtagatttttttttatattaaggaatactattttaaaatctgtattataaataaatttaaaattgcgaCAACAAAAGATAGTTGAGCGGtagagtatattttattttttaacaataagtaattaaaaatatagagtaCGAATGGTTTCGGTATTTGTTTAGAAAGATTGGCTGATTAAATTTAGTTGATGGGGTTGACTCGTTTGCATGAACCGCGTGAGGTATCAACGCCCGTTCTGTCTATGTGCAGAAAAGCTTATCAAAACTTGTTATTTAACTATTCCAGCGCCTCCGTCGGTTTATATACACGCCGCCGTCTACGCAATTTTCCGTATTTCCATCAGATATATTTCCGGTTATTATTCTTTATGGTGTAACCTCGTTACGATATTGCGGTGCACTCGGGGCTATTCGTTACGGCGAACGTACGGTTTCGTTATTgtatctctatctctctctttctctctctctctctctctctctctctctctctctctctctctctctctctctctctctctctctcgcagcGCGGGTTTTATCCTAAAACAGCTGTCACTCCCAGATACTCCAGAAATGACGACCATCTTCGTTCCACGAGCCGCGCGACAGTCGCGTCCCGGAGATGAATTTTATTGCGCGCGGATGCAGCTTCTCGCGAATCGCTGCTTGAAATCCTTAACTGCTAACGATTTATTACGAGGCGCGGTAATTGTTGCGGTCTACAGGCAATCTCCGGTGAAGACGAAATTCTCTTCTTCGAGGGAATAACAATATTTGTCTATACttgttcattattttaaattattagccCTATCAATAGGTACTTTTACTTTGCATGAAATCCAAgagttttgaatttttgcaggGTCGTGTAGTTGGAGGTCCTAAATAATTTCCTGAATTTTTGACCTTGGCGACCCGCCGCCACATTGGAAAAATGGTGCCAAAAAACGGTTTTTTCGCAATATCTCGTCTCCGGTTGGTCCTACGtcaaaaatagttattttcaatattaaagaGGAGGAAATtctctacaacttttgttGGAAACGTTTTTCTGTAGGTTCAATAGTTTTCGACTTACAGCGGCGTAAAGACAATATTAGGACACTATTAGGACCCCCAACTACACGActctgcaaaaattcaaaacttCTGGATTTCATGCAAGGTAACCGCCTTTTTTCGTCTCTATTGACTGGACTATATTATCACGCCTCGAATGTATCGAATATATCGTCACACGTGCACACATACGCatagatagataaaattaatagacgCGACGTGGTGCGCTTTAAAATGTTggaattttattcgaaaattcACGGGAGAGCTGCGCGGATGACGTTTTaacaattgttttaataataattagctgCAGCAGGCAGGCGCGCACGACGTAATTTGCAGCGAGCAAAGGCTTTTGTCCCTACCTCGTGCTCTTGACGCCCGCTACAACGGCGGTGTCTTCTTATTTTTGCACGATATTAGCGCATTCACGCGTTTACGCGAaaacgtcgcgcgcgcgtaatatTTTACGTCCAAGTATCGGATTAACGTAATATCGGATTAACGTAGGCGAATGCActggcgcggcgcgacgccgcGCGGTATAATCGCATTTTGCGAAAGTTGCCGTGCGAAAAGGCGTCCTCGTAACGAGGATCCGTTCTGAGGCCGCGCATTTTAAGACTTTACTTTGTCCCATCGCGGATAAAAGCCTGGGAGTCGAGTTGGAAATTCGATTCATTAATCTGACCGCCGCGAAACGACCGCGAAATCGATCGAGAACGCCGCCGCGAAAATTGGGACGGCCGTCGGCAGAAGAGTAGGAGGAAGAaggtgagaaaaaaagaagaaaaaaacagaaagagagaccTTCCTCTCTCGCGACTTTATTCCACCTAACTTTGCCCTGCCGGTTTACGACTCCCTGAATACAGCCGGCTAATTAACGGCGCTTCCTTAGCGCGGCGAGCTGGGAGTAGCCAATTTCATTTCCGTTTCTTCCTCGGTTTTATTTTTCCCCCTCGGTTAAGCGGTCTCGCTCCCGTAATTCAGGGTTACCGCGCGAATGTCTCTGCCGTATCCTGGTGCTACCCTCCCGCGCTGCACCCCCTCGTCCTCGAGAAAATTCATGCACTTTTCAATTTCGCCGAGCCGCCTGGACTTACGTTTCGCGAAAGGATCTCGGtcctctttatctttttttagggGAAGACCTCCCTCTCTGTTACGTCGTGTTTCCTGCAAAACTATTAATCTACTGGGCGCATGAAAACCGGTACACACGTGCCTACAATACCTACGTGACGTACCGTAAGAGAGGGTTGTcaattttcgtaaatttcgCTATTCATTGTCGGAGCTTTTTATATAAGTCTCTGTGTGATCGCTAATATCGCAATTTGTCCGCTGTACCGGATTCGCGAATTGAATGGAGGCCGATTCCGTCTCTTGATTTGATTCAATTATATTCGCCGCTAGACGCGGCGCGCGCGGATGGACCAGCGTTCATTAACGCAACAAACACAACCCTTCAATGTACATTAATCAAACATGTATCGCCCGGCGTATTGTGTTACTTTTCGACAATCCTGAATTATTCTTCAATTAGCTCGCGGGAATTAATTCTCGAAATGAAGACTGCCCGGACGTTTTACAAATGCCGCAAAATCTCAAGTGTCAAGCGGGATTCGCGCAAAAACGGTAATTTTCCGGTTTTGTCAGTGTCGGCCGCGGGCATTTCCAAACTTTGTCAATGTTGTCGTCTAACCGATCGTGTCCGTTGTGGCCGAAGCGACGGTTTTGCGCGGCGCGGGGGAAACGCGGGCCTGCAGTTTAACGAGCTGGTTGAATTGATGTATTCTCACGTCTCGGTTTTAATTAATCGGAGTGATGTTTCAATCGGGTGACAGGTAAATCATGGGCGAAGCGTtggcgagagggagagagagagaggcagagagaaagagagaaagagagaaatcggACGAGGTGGCGCGAAAAAGCGAAAGAGAGGAATAGAGGAAGTGGCCTGGCGTCCGTGTAGGCGAGTCTGACGGCCGTTGAGAGTATGAGGTTTCCCTCGTTAAGGGTCGTAAATAATGGCGATGGCGACGATAACGAGGCAATTTACCGGCACGCTCTTGCGCACGTTTTGGCTTCGACGTTCGTCCCCGGCGATTTGAATCTTTCGCGAGTTTGCGATCTTCACGCGTACGCGGCACACTCGCGTGGCGCGCGCGAGCGGATAGCGCGCACCGCGCTGGTGGATGAAGGACCTCGATCGATCGGCGAGTGAATTATAATAGCGGGACACGCGACGTACCGCTATTTTATCGCCCGCCCGAGACTGCGGAAATCAGAATAAAAATCCAATCGATGCGTTTCCGAAGTTTTTCGACAAATATGTACCCTGGTGTAAGAGACgtgaaattcaaaatttttctccTCTTAGAATCGCGGAAAGTGTTATAACGAGAGAGACAGAGCGGGGTTTTGATCAGGGGAAATGAAATTTCGCCGCATATTGCTTCTCGATGATTTCGACGCGAGATAAAATATCGGAATGTGgaaatttt is a window of Temnothorax longispinosus isolate EJ_2023e chromosome 1, Tlon_JGU_v1, whole genome shotgun sequence DNA encoding:
- the LOC139814713 gene encoding uncharacterized protein, which codes for MSPTIPILSALLLSLISGSAEGGQRTGFDLSLRQTLGYWWKMYKAYKDEMALGYCWAEYLFKNLQPNGGLQTNVSVPSSAATWNDSDTIVGTTKSQEGLFPQNVTVKNAVTPFGETQEGQHPREQRLQSTTSKSINDPDEHRVKRVASRSKTIQRRKRWTMNKIGRVSRAVSSNYTERNNEIDEKERIASTVDYAKKRQRTLSIVMAELWREVLGEDGHESSSRGTGSHAVNPTPNSRYDDKVDFGSTDLGEEDSRRKVLRPLTSHRDSIAEDALASRSFSLKVIRGVIQRFPFRSSSSSQKRNLRVDEMLSDPWAPREDHEIEDDPAGPRDPLNNDGSSSTPSRSQFRRVNASAEHPRTSVVKLMDFEGNSSRNPTINSKTSRRKPEELSRDSLLSPHGGRAIAERSFLESPGSGGKAVKRNAFMQFKTVSGSDTKKRDSQRPREEESSRDGRDVSTAIHPSFLSEFRRSRRQALHENHSFLPDPTIPRKSRQDNDLVRTARSVPSLSNDRRFIGDYEGSTNQSAQHSKLIALRTSRNSNELSLAEKPTMRTFIIAAFRTLVLFIEVGRLIMDAVQANTILLCTKEYIWKKFIKWIEAEAEHSLTNFMDAI